A window of Exiguobacterium sp. Helios genomic DNA:
ATGGTCCTCAAAACTCAGTTCAACCCGATTTTGATAATAATCTAAAAACGTAATCACGTGCGTGCACCTCATTTCTTCTTCTCTCTTCACTTTACCTGTTTCGAAAGCATTCTAAAAGTGAAAGTGCGTAGGAATTTGCCAGAATGACAAAAAAAGACATCCCTCTGAATCGAGAGATGTCCGGCTTCTTATTTCAAGCGAGCTTCAAGCTCTGCTTTTTCTGCTTCAAATCCAGGTTTACCAAGCAAGGCAAACATGTTTTTCTTGTACGCTTCCACACCCGGCTGATCGAATGGGTTGACACCAAGCAGGTATCCACTCATTGCACATGCCTTTTCAAAGAAGTAGAACAAGAATCCGAGATGATACGGTGTCATCTCCGGCAACTCAACTGTCAGGTTCGGAACTTGTCCATCTGTGTGGGCAAGCAACGTTCCTTCTGCTGCCTTGTCGTTGACGAATTGAATCGACTTGCCTTCAAGGAAGTTTAAGCCGTCCAAATCCTGTGCATCTTTTTCAATCGTCAAGGTATGACGCGCTTGTCCGACTTTGATGACCGTTTCGAACAAATCACGACGTCCTTCTTGAACGTATTGTCCCATCGAGTGAAGATCCGTTGAGAAGTCGACTGCTGCCGGGAAGATCCCTTTAAAGTCTTTTCCTTCTGACTCTCCGTACAACTGTTTCCACCACTCCGACACATAGTGTAAAGCAGGTTCATAGTTGACGAGCAACTCGATTGTTTTTCCTTTCGCATATAATGCGTTTCGAACGACCGCGTACTGGTACGCTTCGTTTTCCGCCAAGTTCTCATTTGAGAACTGAACTTGCGCATCACGCGCACCTGCCATCAAGTCTTCAATCGAAATGCCGGCAGCTGCAATCGGTAATAAACCAACCGGTGTCAAGACAGAGAAACGACCGCCAACGTCATCCGGAATCACAAACGTCTGGTATCCTTCCGAGTCAGCAAGTGTCTTCAGGGCACCACGTGCTTTATCCGTCGTCGCATAAATCCGGTCCTTCGCTCCGGCTTTACCGTACTTGTCTTCCATAAATGTTTTCAGGAGACGGAATGAAATCGCTGGTTCCGTCGTTGTCCCTGATTTTGAGATGATGTTGACCGAAACATCTTTTCCTTCAAGTACTTGGAACAAATCGTGTAAGTACGTCGAAGAAATGTTATGTCCGGCATAAATGATTTGCGGTGCTTTCCGCTCGTCTTTTGACAGTAAGTTGTGGAACGAATGACCGAGCATCTCAATTGCAGCACGTGCTCCGAGATACGATCCGCCGATCCCGACGACTAACAAGACATCTGAATCCGACTTGATTTTTTCAGCCGCCGCCTGAATTTTTTCAAATTCCGCTTTGTCATAGTTTGTCGGTAAATCGACCCATCCTAAGAAATCGCTGCCGGCACCTGTGCCGTTGTGGATTGCTCCGTGTAATGTTTTTACCGTATCCGCCATATAGTCCACTTCATGTTGTCCTACGAATTGTAGGGCCTTCGAATAATCAAAACGTACCGTTGTCATTCACTCGTCCTCCTTATTCATTCGCAAACAAATGCGACCTTCCTTTTCATTAAAACGCAAGAAGGAAGGTCGTTCAAGTCTTTTGTGAAAAGATTAGCAAATGTTATGACGCTTACAAAGCAGCTGTTACGATTTGACGAACATCTTCGTTGCCAAGTGATTTGAAGTTACCAAAGTCTCCACGTGTCATCGCTGACTTCACGATTGAATCGACCGTTTCTTCTTTGATGTCATAATCCGCAAGGCGGTTTGGTGCACCAAGTGATGTCCAGAATGCACTGATTGCATCGATTGTAGCGTGTGCTGCTTCCATTTCTGATTTACCTGTCGTATCGACATCAAAGACGTTTTCACCGAGCGTAACGAAACGGTGTGCGTTTGACTCATCAAGAACATGACGCATCCAGTTCGGGAAGAGAATCGCCAGACCGCCTGCATGCGGGATGTCGTGAACCGCTGAGACCGCGTGCTCAATGTTGTGTGACGCCCAGTCGCCGCGTGCACCCATTTGAAGAACACCGTTGAGTGCCATCGTACCGGCAAACAGGATCGTACCGCGGAGTTCAACGTTTTCAAGATCGTTGACAAGTTTCGGTGCAGCTTCAACGACTGCTTTCATGACACCTTCCGTCATCCGCTCTTGAACCGGTGCATGCGCCGTGTGGAAATATTGCTCGAGGCAATGACTCATCATGTCGACGATTCCGTAAATCGTTTGATCTTTCGGAACGCTGACAGTGTACTTTGGATCAAGGATTGAGAATGTCGGGAACGTCAACGGGCTGCCCCAACCGTATTTCTCTTGTGTCTTCCAGTTCGTGATAACAGAACCTGAGTTCATTTCTGAACCTGTCGCAGCGAGCGTCAAGACTGTTCCAAACGGGATCACTGTTTCAGGTGTCGCTTTACCGATGACGAGATCCCATGCTTCACCCTCGTAAGGGATACCTGCAGCGATTAATTTCGTGCAGTCGATGACAGAACCGCCACCAAGAGCGAGCAATGCGTCAACGCCAGCTTCACGTGCGATTTTAATACCGCGTTCTGCTGTCTCGATGCGTGGATTTGGTTCGACGCCGTCGCATTCGACGTATTCGATTCCTGCCGCATTGAGTTCGCGCGTGACGTCATCATAGACACCATTACGTTTGATACTGCCGCCGCCAAATACGAGCATGACTTTTTTAGCATCTAAAGCTTTCAATTCGTCTTTGATTTTGTTGACTTGACCGTCACCAAAAATAAGTTTCGTTGGATTACGATATTCGAAGTTTTCCATTGTGTGTTGCCCCCTTGATAAGTAATGAACACCTTACATTATCCACACATTCCCCTTTTGCATCTATTTTAATGCTTATAACGCAAAAAAAGAGAACCGACCGATGTCGATTCCCTTTCAAAATCTTATTTTTGGAAGTTTGATTTTTCAATCCATTCTTCCAATTTGCCTTTTAACACGTTGAAGCCAGGAGCTTCTTCTTGTTTGAAAGCAGGACCTGCATCGCGACGGCCAGTGTTTTTGCGTGGGCCTTTAGCGCGTGCTTCGCGTTTTGGAGCTTCCTGTGTTGCTTTGATCGAAAGCTTCATTTTTTTGTTAGCTTCGTCGATGTCGAGAACTTTAACAGTTACTTCATCGCCAACTTTTACGTAATCGTTGATGTCTTTTACGTAATCGTGTGAGATTTCTGAGATGTGGACGAGACCTTGTGTTTGCTCGTCAAGTGCTACGAAAGCACCGAAGTTTTGAATACCAGTTACTTTACCAGTAACGACTTGGTCTTTTTCAAAGTTTGCCATAGTTTATACACTCCCTAACTAAATTCATCAACTTATAATAACATACTTTTTACGGATGGTAAAAAATATTTTTCAAATTGTTTATTTTTTATTTTACCAGGGAACAAATTAGTAGCAAGACTTCAAGTATTCCCCCTGATTCTGCCGGACTTTTCGAGTCCGGCCCTTTTTTTGTTTCAACTTACTTTTTCACGCAAAAAGGACAGGTCCGGTCTGCCCGCTTTCCGCGGACAAGCCATCATGCCGCTTCAGATGCAATGCATCTTCCAGGGTCAGGATTGACTTGTATTTCCGCAGGAGTCGAGCATGACCTCACCTGTCCTAGCGTAAAGGAAATTTCACGGTGAAGCAATCAAAAAATAAAGATTCGGGAATGGCTTACAAATCGTCAAATCCGTTTGCATCCGTCACTTTCGCATATGACCGTGATTTTTGCTCGAAGAAATCGGATTTCGTCGCATTCATCGAGTCGTCGGAATACGCCCGGATCCATGGCATGACGTCTTCATCATGTCCTTCATACAGATCGTCGAGCCCGATGACACGGAGACGTTTGTTGGCGAGGTATTTGACATAGTCACGCATCTCGCTGACATCAAGTCCGTCCAAGTCACGTAACACGTATTCACTCCACTCGATTTCGAGATCAACAGCACGCTCGAATGTGGCATAGACGAACTTCGTGAATGAACCGTCGGCATCGATTTGCGGATGTTCTGTCAAGACGGCACGTAACAGCTGACTGATGAAGTACGAGTGTTGCAACTCGTCGCGTTGGATATAACTGATCATCGTCGACGTTCCGACCATTTTCTGATGGCGCGCCAGGTTATAAAAGAACGCAAATCCGGAGTAGAAGTTGATTCCTTCAAGAACGATTGAGGCGACGAGTGATTTCGCAAAGTTTTCCGGTGTCCGGTCGTTTTGGAAATCTTCATACAGATCCAGAATAAAAGCATTCCGCTTCATGACCATGTCATCATCTTTGGCGATGTCGAAGATCCGGTTTTGTTCTGACAACGGTACGAGACTCGACAGCACGTAGCTGTACGATTGGTTATGCACGACTTCCTGTTGGGCCACAATCGCGAGGATCGCATGAATCGAGGCGTCTGACGTAAACATTGCCGACTCCAGGATATAGCGGGTCTGGACAGAGTCAAGAATCGATAACAGACCGATGATCCGCTTAAACGCATCCTGTTCCCGCTCGCTCAATTGATTCCACTGTTGCATGTCTTTTGACATCGAAATTTCGTCCGGAATCCAGAAGTTCGATAACAGTTGTTTATAGATCGAATAAAACTGCGGATATGCGATGTCGTTCCAGTTGACGATCGAGCTTGTCTCGCCACCGATGATCGCTGTCGCACGATTTGGATGACGGGCATCAAGCAGTTTGATTTTTTGTAGTTGTTCCATGTTGTTCGGCTCCCTCTTGCTGTAATTGCAGTAGTGTTCGGCGTGTCCACTCTTTGACCGTGTGCGGCCGGTTTCGCGGCGATTGTTCGATTTTGAGTAATTCACCTGCGAGCGGTACCCCGAACTTCGCGAGATGATACGCCATCTCATCGACGGCGCGGCAATATTTGACAAACATTTTATCACCCGTCCCAAAGACAGCCGCCTGCGGAATCGCGTGCGGACTTTCCTTTAAGACCAGCTTCAGACAATCCCGCATCTCATCCGGCAATTGTCCGTCTCCCCAGGTGTACGAACCAAAATAGACGATATCATAAGGGACCAGCTGATACGTCGTCACATCATCGGCAAAGATCATCGTCGGTTCGACCTGCATTTCGGAACATGCTTTTGCAATCAGTTCCGCAACCTCCTCTGTATTTCCGCTCATTGACGCATATACGATTGCTGCCTTCATGATATCGTCCTCCTTCTCTTATGATGAACACGACTCACATTCATCGATTTCGACGGTCGTCGAACGTGTGTAGTAAATCGTCTTCATCCCCAGCTGCCATGCCTCCATGTGCATCTCGAGTAACTCTTTTGCTTTGACACTGTTTTTGACGTAGAGATTAAAGCTGATTGCTTGGTCAATATGACGTTGGCGTGAGGCATTTTGACGGATGCTCCAAAGCTGATCAATCTCAAACGCTGATTTATAGAACCAGTTCGTTTCCGGTGTCAAATCGGGCACTGTGACTGGAATCTTGTAGTTTTTCTTCTCTTCCGCATAAACCTTCTTGTAAATCGGATCGATCGAAGCCGTACTTCCGGCGATGATTGCCGTCGACGAGTTCGGGGCGACTGCCATCAGATAGGCATTTCGCATACCGTGTTCTGTGATGTCGGCTTGCAGACGATCCCAGTTCAGTTCAGCCGTTGTTTTGTAGTGACGGCGGGCGATGTATTCCCCTGTCTGCCATTCCGATCCTTCAAAGAGACGGTAAGCGCCTTTTTCTTTCGCCAGTTGCATCGACGCATCAATCGTCAAGTACGCAATTTTTTCGTAAAGACGATCGGCATACTGAACAGCCTCGACCGACTCCCAGCGGATGCCTTCGAGAGCGAGCAGATGATGCCAGCCGAATGTTCCGAGACCGACGGCGCGGTATTTTTGATTCGTAATCTGTGCTTGCGGCACGTCAATCGTATTTAAATCGATGACGTTATCAAGCATCCGCATTTGAATCGGAATCAACCGTTCCAATACATTTTCACGGACAGCACGCGCAAGCGCAATCGAAGATAAGTTACAAACAACGAAATCGCCCGGTGTTTTCGTGATGATGATTTTGCCGTCTTCCGTGTACTCTTCTGTGACAGTCGTCGGGCTCATGTTTTGCATGATTTCCGAACAGAGGTTAGACGAATAAATCATTCCCGCATGTTTGTTCGGGTTGGCACGGTTTACTGCATCACGGAAGAACATGTACGGTGTGCCTGTTTCGAGCTGCGAACGCATATAGCGTTTGACGAGATCAATCGCCGGTACTTTCGTCCGGCTCAGACGCGGTTCATTGACACACGCTGTGTATTTCTCCGTGAAGCTGCCGCCTTGTTCCGTTTCATCAAACGAATCTTCCAGGCTGAAGCCCATCACCGTCCGAATTTCGTGCGGGTCGAACAAGTACCAGTCACCGCGCGCTTCGACCGTCCGCATGAAATGGTCCGGTAAGCTGACGCCTGTGAACAAGTCATGTGTCCGCAACCGTTCGTCCCCGTTGTTCAATTTCGCATCGAGGAACTCAAGAATATCTTTATGCCAAATATCGAGATAAACGGCGATTGAACCTTGGCGCATACCGAGCTGATCGACGCTGACCGCTGTGTTGTTCAACTGTTTCATCCACGGAATGACACCGCTTGAAACTCCTTTAAATCCTTTAATGTCTGACCCGCGTGAACGGATTTTCCCCATGTAGACACCGATTCCGCCGCCGCCTTTTGACAGTGTCGCAACATCGGTATTCGAATCATAGATACCCCGCAACGAATCATCGACTGTATCGATGAAGCATGATGACAGTTGTCCGTATGATTTACCGGCATTCGATAAAGTCGGTGTCGCAACAGTCATGTAGAGATTCGAAAGTGCCCAGTAAGACTCTTTGACGAGCTCGATCCGGCGGTCTTTTGGTTCTGTCTGCATGAGTGTCATCGCGATGATCATAAAACGTTCCTGCGGCAATTCGTATAATTTCTTGACGTGGTCGCGCGCTAAGTAACGGTCGGATAATGTCCGGAGTCCGATATACGTGAACAGATGATCACGTGACGGGTCAATCGATGCCGCAAGTTCCTCGACTTCTTCTTTCGAATACGTCTCCAGAAGGTGGGGTGTGAAAATACCAATCTCCGTTAATTTTTCAATCAAGTGATATAGCGAGCCGTACCGTTCGTCCGCTGCATAGCCGCGGTTTTCACTCGCTTCAAGATACAACCGGTTCAAGTACGTTGCTGTCGCAACAAACGTCCAGTTCGGTTCTTCTGCCTTCAACATGTCAAGTGCATGCATGGTTAAGAGTTCATAGACTTGATCCGCCTGTAACGTCTTCCCTTCGAGTGCCCGAATCGCGCGTTCTGTGTAACGCTCGACGTCGAGCTCCGAGTATGATGCTGTAATCTGACGGATGACCGTATATACATCTTCTATTGTCATTGCACCTTGATAGATGCGTGCTGTATTCAGTGGAGATGCCACTATGAACCACTCCCATTCTCTAACTTTAAAATAGGTTCCGTTGCCGTAAAAAATGCGCTAAACTAAAAAAAGACGCCCTACATATAGAAAGTGTTATTCAATCTTCACTCTATATATAGACGTTTCAGGCATTTTTAAACCTATTTATCTACAAGATATAGGTTATCACTAAATGCCGGAAAAATAAGCCCTTGCATTGAAATTCAGGTCAAACAAATTTGAAAAGGCGGACTACCGCCTTTTGAGATATATTGAGATAAGGAGTTTTAGTGATTATGAGTTCAAAAGAACTTTTAAAAAAATATGATCCATTTCACCTAGGAGAAGGAAATTATCCGACGGAAATGTCTGCTATACTAAGCTTACTGACGGTTCATGATCAAATAAGCCCGCTTGCGGAAGCAATCGGGAGCGTTTTTGAAGAATCATTTGATGAACGACCGGATCAGCAGGAATTGATTTTACTCGCAACGAACTTACTTTTATGTGAAGCTTCGTGTGAACTTTGAAAGGAGACTGATTATGCAAGTTGACTACACGCCTAACCCGAACTCAGTAAAAATCACCCTCGACGGAGACCGTTTCGGTGCCAAGAGCACCAGCGTCAAAAAAGGGGATACACCGGAAGATGCTTTGCTCGCATCACTCATCACGATTGACGGCATCGATAATCTATTTGCATACGGTGATTTCGTCACCGTCACAAAAGAAGCTGACGCTGAATGGAATGACTTACTTCCGACAATCGAAGAAAAAATGTAAATATCTCACAAGGACACCTGAATTTCAAGGGTGTCTTTGTTCTAAGGAGACGACTTAAATGCCGATGGTCTCAGTCATCATCCCCACATATAACAGATTGCGTGAGTTGCGCGAAGCACTGACCGCACTGACAAAACAAATCTATCAGGATTTTGAAGTCATCATCTTAAACAATAACGGCGAGCCGCTGACTCCTGTCCTGACTGACTTTCAGGACAAACTGACAATCACGTCAATCGATTTGCCGGAAAACCACCATGTCCGGGCACGAAATCACGGTGTCTCGTTAGCAACAGGAAAGTATATCCTTCTCCACGACGACGACGATTTATTGTTGCCTTCACATATCGAGGAAGTTGTCGGCGATCTTGAGGCCGGTGCGGACTTGACGTACGTCGATGCCGAACTGTTCACTTACGAGTGGCAACAGGACCGGCGTGTCGTAAAAACGACGGAACCTTTTGCTTATCCGTATGACCGGGAAGCGATGAAAGAGGATTCGACCTATATCCCGTCCGGTTCCCTCTATCGCAAGTCACTTCATGAAAAACTTGGTTTATTTGATGAAGACGTCTTCAACTATTGGGATTGGGACTGGATTTTGCGTGTCGGACAGGATCATCTCGTTCTGCACCCGGCCCGGGCAACCGTCCTGTATGCGTTTAATCCTGCGGGCAACCACCAATCGGCTAAGCAGGATGCGTCGCGTCGCGTCTATTTTGACCGACTCGTCGAAAAGCATCATCTCCCGACAACTGATATGAAAAATTTCCACATCGTACAAGAGGAACGTCGCTCCCGGCTACGCGAGACACGCCGGACGTTCCATGGCAACCTGACAGAAAGCGAGTGATGATTGTGTACACAGACAAACAACTAGAACTACTGGAATTATTGACGCAGAATGGACCGGTCGATCCTGTCTTAGCTGCTCAAATGCTTAATTTGACAGAGGAAGAGGTGTCATCTTCACTCGAGACGTTTAAACAAGACGGGGTCCTGCTCGGTTATACAGCCGTTATCGACTGGCAAAAAATCCATGCTCACCATGGCGTGACCGCTTTCATCGATGTCAAAGTGACACCGAAACGGGGACGCGGCTTTGATGAGGTCGCAGAACGCATCCACCGCTTCCCGGAAGTGACGTCACTCTATTTGATGTCAGGAGCATACGATTTACAAGTCGTCCTTGACGGAAAATCCCTGCAGGAAGTATCACAGTTCGTCTCAGAAAAATTATCGACACTCGATTCTGTCATTTCGACGACAACCCATTTCCGTCTCAAAACGTATAAACATGACGGCGTTTTATTCAGCCAGGATGACGGGGACAAACGATTGAAGGTGTCTCCATGAAACATTTATCTGAACGTGTCGAACGATTGGCCCCTTCCGGTATCCGGCGTTTTTTTGATTTAGCCGGTTCGATGGAAGATGTCATCTCGCTTGGTGTCGGCGAACCTGATTTTGTCACCCCCTGGAATGTCCGGGAAGCCAGTTTCGCTGCGCTCGAACAAGGTTATACGGCATACAGTGCCAATGCCGGATTAGTCGAATTACGCCAGGAGATCCGTTTGTACATGCAAGAAAAATTTTCGATTGACTATCAGGTCGCGGACGAAATCATCGTCACGACCGGTGCTTCGGAAGGACTCGATTTAGCCTTTCGGACGTTGATCAATCCGGGAGACGAAGTCATCGTCGTTGAACCGGCCTTCGTCTCGTATGCTCCATTGATTGAACTGGCAGGCGGTATTCCTGTCGCGGCAGCCTGTCGTGCAGAAGACGGATTTACGATTCAGCCGGAAACGATTGAAGCGGTCATCACAGACCGGACAAAAGCGATCATCTTTTGTTTCCCGTCCAATCCGACCGGTTCCGTCATGACACGCGATCAATTGGCCGATCTCGCGTTGCTTGCCAAGAAACATGATCTTTATGTCATCAGCGATGAAATCTACGCTGAACTTTCTTATGAAGACGAGCCGACTTGTTTTGCGACCCTTCCCGATATGCGGGAACGGACGATTGTCATCAACGGGTTTTCTAAAGCCTTTGCGATGACCGGTTGGCGGCTCGGTTTTACCTGTGCCCCGCCCGCTATCAGCCAGGCGATGCTGAAAGTTCATCAGTATGGCATGATGTGTGCCCCGACGCTCGTTCAGTTCGCCGGAATCGAAGCCTTACGTTCGCGTCATAAGACAGTTCCGGATATGGTCCGCAGTTACCGGCAACGGCGGAACTATTTCGTCAAAGCGTTAAATGACGCCGGACTGCCGACGCATTCACCGGGTGGGGCGTTCTATGCCTTCCCGTACATCGGCGGAACCGGTTTGACGAGTGAGGAATTCGCAGAGCAACTGTTGCTTGCGGAACGCGTCGCGGTCGTCCCCGGTTCTGTATTCGGTGCAAGTGGAGAAGGTTATGTCCGGGCCAGTTATGCCAGTTCGATCGAACAGCTCCAACAGGCGATTCACCGGATCAACCGTTTCATGCAACACTTGAATCAGAAACAGGTCGAACTATCGAATCCCTCACGATGATCTACACCAAAAGAAGCATCCATTCCAAATTGGGAAAGGATGCTTCTTTTTTAGTTACTCATCGACATGTAGGACGATAAACATCCGGTGGTCGTCTTCCGCATGATACGGCGATACCGGACCGAGTTGAGGGGCATAGACATCAATCCGGTACGGTGCTTCTTTAAACGACAGCGGTGTCTGTTCCTTAATGATTCGTCCGATTTCATCAGCCTGATCTTTGACGCTTCGTAAACTGTCAGTCCGCTCGATCGGAGCCTCGATGACGAATCCATCAATGCCTTCAATCCGGGCACAACGCAAGAACCGGCGTAACGACGGCAGTGACGCCCGAATATGCGCCTCGAGCGAGAGGCCGCTTTCATGGACGGGTGCACCCCAGAGACGTTCCGTATTGCCCGTTGCGCTTCGGAAGTGATCAATCGTCGCTTCTGTCACCGGATCACGTGTCAAAGCAAACCGTTTACGGTCACGATTCAGATTCTTCTCGTTTGTCCGGTCGATTTCTTTCAGGAGGTTGATTCCGAGGGGACGGGCCAACCGGAACAGTTCACGCTGGAGACGGGCGAGCGATGTCCCGATCGGAATGACGTCTTCCGTCTTTTTCGGCGGCTTGTCACCTTCATATCCGTTCATGACACGAGCGACCTGCCCCGTTTCATGAACAAGGCGGTAAAACGAACCTCGCACCTCGTCTTCGATCGTCCCGAGCTGTTGATGTTGCTGTGCCAAATCCGTCACGTATTGATTCGCAAGACAGGTCGAAATCATCAGGACATCGACCAGTTCCGCTTGAAACGACGACTCGTCTCCGGTTTCGAGCGCCTCCCCGACTTCACCGACCTCCTCAATCAAACGGGCTAATCCAGATAACGGGCGAAAATATCCTCCGAGCGCTCGAATCGTTTCATTAACCTTTTGTTGAAGAAGAATCATCTCCTGCATCGTCCTGCACCTCCGCCAGTCCCTTCACAAGCCGGTCTTCCGATTGTTCCTTAAATCGTTTCGTAAACTGTTGGTTCTTCCGCCATTCCCGAACAGCCAGTCCGCTCGCAACGGCGAGCGAGACGAGTAATCCCATTTCTTTTCGTTTCATCTGAATTCCTCCCCTTTTGAACGATACGTTCGTCTGACAAACATGATATGATGATGACATTCCATACATAGTAAGAGGTGTTGCTTATGTCGACTGAACGTTTGTGGCAATTAGCCCGTTTCATTGGCGTCATCCTTGCCATCTTTTTCACCGGTTGGCTGATCGTTCGCTTGTCTTCTTTCATGTACCCGTTCGTCTTTGCTTTTCTATTGGCTTTATTCAGTCGGCCGCTCGTCGACTTTTTCCAAAAACGACTTCGGATCAACCGCGGTTGGGGTGCTCTGCTGTCCATCATTTTAATGAGCGGTTTATTGATCGGCTCGCTCGTCTTGATCATCATGCAGTTGATTCGTGGACTTGTGTTTGTCGCCAATCAGCTGCCGGCACAAATCCAGGAGCTGAGTCTTTATTTCCAAAAACTCTACAACGAAAAGC
This region includes:
- a CDS encoding MazG nucleotide pyrophosphohydrolase domain-containing protein translates to MQEMILLQQKVNETIRALGGYFRPLSGLARLIEEVGEVGEALETGDESSFQAELVDVLMISTCLANQYVTDLAQQHQQLGTIEDEVRGSFYRLVHETGQVARVMNGYEGDKPPKKTEDVIPIGTSLARLQRELFRLARPLGINLLKEIDRTNEKNLNRDRKRFALTRDPVTEATIDHFRSATGNTERLWGAPVHESGLSLEAHIRASLPSLRRFLRCARIEGIDGFVIEAPIERTDSLRSVKDQADEIGRIIKEQTPLSFKEAPYRIDVYAPQLGPVSPYHAEDDHRMFIVLHVDE
- a CDS encoding aminotransferase; translated protein: MKHLSERVERLAPSGIRRFFDLAGSMEDVISLGVGEPDFVTPWNVREASFAALEQGYTAYSANAGLVELRQEIRLYMQEKFSIDYQVADEIIVTTGASEGLDLAFRTLINPGDEVIVVEPAFVSYAPLIELAGGIPVAAACRAEDGFTIQPETIEAVITDRTKAIIFCFPSNPTGSVMTRDQLADLALLAKKHDLYVISDEIYAELSYEDEPTCFATLPDMRERTIVINGFSKAFAMTGWRLGFTCAPPAISQAMLKVHQYGMMCAPTLVQFAGIEALRSRHKTVPDMVRSYRQRRNYFVKALNDAGLPTHSPGGAFYAFPYIGGTGLTSEEFAEQLLLAERVAVVPGSVFGASGEGYVRASYASSIEQLQQAIHRINRFMQHLNQKQVELSNPSR